In Burkholderiales bacterium, the genomic window GGTAATTGAGGCGACCTGGAATAACAGGTCGTCAGCCACGACGCGGTAAACCACTCGCCATTGTTCGCCCACCCGGGACGAACGATAACCTTTCCACCCGCCTGCCAGGGCCTCGTCGTAAAAACCCGTGATGAGCCGAAGACCGGGCGGGCCAGAGATGGAAGCGATGTCCTTCCACTTTTCATAGCGCTTTAAAACCTCAATCGGCGCACTCGCGGCTTGTTTATCCACGCGACGGTGTTCCTCGATGCGCCACATGCCATATTGTGCCTATATCATATATAGCATGTCAAGTCGCGACAATCCCGAAGCTGCCTACGGCGTCACAAACCGGTTCATCCGGGCGGGTCCGATTGCGGCGCAGACGACACTCCGCTTCCGTGCCCGCGGCTGATCGGTTATCATGTGCCCGGTTGCGCGGTTGGCTGTCCGGTCTCGCCGTCTGCCATCGTTGGTTTCCTCGTCGTATCGAAGTGCCACAATCATCAGCCTGGACCGGTCTCAAGGAATTTCCTTGGCAGGTCGATCCAGGAGAATTCATGCCTTTCAGCAAACTCGGCCTGTGCGCCGAACTGCTCCGTGCGGTCGAGGAGCAGGGTTATACCGAACCGACGCCTATCCAGGCGCAAGCCATTCCGCCCATCCTCCTCGGCCACGACATCATGGCGGGCGCGCAAACCGGCACTGGCAAGACCGCCGGCTTTGTATTGCCTTTGCTGCACAAGCTCAAAAATCACGCGAACAGCAGCACGTCGCCGGCCAAGCATCCGATCCGCGTTTTGATCCTGACGCCGACGCGTGAACTTGCCGCCCAGGTCGAAGAAAGCGTACGCACCTACGGCAAGTATCTGGCGCTGAAATCGGCAACCGTATTCGGCGGCGTCAATATCGATCCGCAAATAAAATTGCTGCAAACCGGCATCGACATTCTGGTCGCAACCCCCGGCCGGCTGCTCGATCACGTGCAGCAAAAGACCGTTCAACTGGGCCGCGTCGAAATTCTCGTGCTCGACGAGGCAGACCGCATGCTCGACATGGGCTTTCTGCCGGACATCAAGCGCATCCTCCAGCTTTTGCCGGCGAAGCGGCAGAACCTGCTGTTTTCGGCGACGTTCTCCGACGACATCAAACGCCTCGCCGATCAACTGCTGAATGCGCCGGTGCTGATCGAAGTCGCGCCGCGTAATGCCATCGCCGATCTGGTTACGCACAGCGTCTACCTGGTCGAACGCGACCGCAAACGCGAAGCGCTCGCGCACCTGATCAAAAGCGGAGACTGGCAGCAGGTGCTGGTCTTCACGCGCACCAAGCACGGCGCCAATCGCCTCGCCGGCCAGCTCGATCGCGACGGCATCCGCGCCACCGCGATCCACAGCAACAAGAGCCAGCCAGCGCGCATGCAGGCGCTCGCCGAATTCAAGAACAACGAAGTCCGCGTGCTGGTCGCGACCGATATCGCGGCGCGCGGGCTCGACATCGATCAACTGCCGCATGTCGTCAATTTCGAAATGCCGTACGTCCCGCACGATTACATCCACCGCATCGGCCGGACCGGCCGGGCCGGGACGAAAGGCGACGCGATTTCGCTGGTCTGCGACGAAGAAAAGGAACTGGTCGCGGATATCGAAAAGCTGCTGAAAGTCAGGCTGCCAATCAAAACCATGGGCGATTTTCCAGGCAGCTCGTCGTCATCCTCGTCGGCGTCGACGACCCACAGACCGCGCCAGAGATCGACCGCTCCAGCCGCGGAATCGAATGCGCGCCCGAGCGAGCTGCCGAATTCTTCGCGACCGGCGCGGCGATTGTCAGGCAACAGCATTCCCGATGACATTCCGGACGAATTATTCATTCCGGCGGATCGCCCCCGCAGCTCGCGAGAGCAGGCGGGCAACGGCGCGGCCAAAGCGCGCGCGGGCCGGCCGTCGGCGCCGATTCCGCAAAATCAACGCACGGTTGCGGCGCTTTTCCTGCCGCCCGTGCCTAAGCGTGAGTCATAGCGCTGCGGCAACGGCCGAACGCCCGGTTAACGGCGCGCGGACGAGCGTGGATTTCTGGCGGAGTTGCGGCTTTCGGCTGCTGGAAAAAGACGACGACGGCAGACTCGTGATCACCGACGATTTTCTGCGCGCTTATTTTCAGCGCCCGGAGCTCGCGCCGATCGCCGAATCCTGCGCAGCCGAACGCGCGCTCCACCAAACGCTGCTCGATGATCCGTGCGCCGCTATCGATGATCAACGCATTGCGGCGCTCGCCGATGTCGATGCGGGCGAAAATTATCGCGTCATGTTGCGTTTTCGCGAGCGCCTGCTGGCGGCGCCGTCGCTGGAGGCGTGTTATTCGCGGATGTTCCAGGATCGCGATGTCAGCCTGCCGCCGCTGTTTATCGACCAATTGGTGCAGGTCATTCTGCGCAACATTCTCGACGATTGCGAAAATGGTCTGGTGGCCCGCGCGGCGGAGCTGTTTTATCGCCAGCAGCGCGTGAATCTGAATCAGGGCGGCGTGATGCTGGCTGACGCCACGACAGTCGCGCTGCACGAATCCGGCAGCGGTCTGGGCAGCATTGGTAAGCTCATCATCGAAGCACAAATGCCGCTGAAAAGCATGGCTCTGAACGTGCTCGACGAAAACAATCAAGGACTGTACTGGATGCGCGACGAGCGCTACGACACCGTGTTTGCATTGCATTCGACGGCGGCGCGCGACGCTTTTTGCCGCGTCATCGAAACCTGGATCGCGCACTTCCATCAAACTCCGGTGAAGGTATCGGCCGTGCGCGAGATTGCCCAGAACGAGTGGCTGTGGCACGTTGGGCTCGATGCCGAAGCAACCGGAATTTTGAATGATTTGTACAATGGACTCGATGTCCCGGAAGATCGGCTGGCGCGCATCCTGGCGTTATTCCGCGTCGACTTTCTCGAATCCGCGCACATGCGCGCGGAGCTAGCCGGACGCCCGGTTTTTCTCGGCCTGGCCATGACGACGGATAACATCGTGCGCATGAAGCCGCAGAATCTGCTCGCCAATCTGCCGCTTGCGCGGCGGATTTGACGAGCGCCAGGACCGGCCGGTTTTTACACTGCACAGCCTTGACGTCGATGTCGCCGATCGTACGCCTGCAAAAATTGATTGAGGACCCCGACGAGAATTTCGATCTGGCTGAAGCGGCGCTGCTGATCGCGGCCGAGGAATACCCGGATCTCGATGTCGCTTCCTGCCTGCGCAAGCTCGACGATCTCGCA contains:
- a CDS encoding DEAD/DEAH box helicase; its protein translation is MPFSKLGLCAELLRAVEEQGYTEPTPIQAQAIPPILLGHDIMAGAQTGTGKTAGFVLPLLHKLKNHANSSTSPAKHPIRVLILTPTRELAAQVEESVRTYGKYLALKSATVFGGVNIDPQIKLLQTGIDILVATPGRLLDHVQQKTVQLGRVEILVLDEADRMLDMGFLPDIKRILQLLPAKRQNLLFSATFSDDIKRLADQLLNAPVLIEVAPRNAIADLVTHSVYLVERDRKREALAHLIKSGDWQQVLVFTRTKHGANRLAGQLDRDGIRATAIHSNKSQPARMQALAEFKNNEVRVLVATDIAARGLDIDQLPHVVNFEMPYVPHDYIHRIGRTGRAGTKGDAISLVCDEEKELVADIEKLLKVRLPIKTMGDFPGSSSSSSSASTTHRPRQRSTAPAAESNARPSELPNSSRPARRLSGNSIPDDIPDELFIPADRPRSSREQAGNGAAKARAGRPSAPIPQNQRTVAALFLPPVPKRES
- a CDS encoding type II toxin-antitoxin system mRNA interferase toxin, RelE/StbE family — encoded protein: MWRIEEHRRVDKQAASAPIEVLKRYEKWKDIASISGPPGLRLITGFYDEALAGGWKGYRSSRVGEQWRVVYRVVADDLLFQVASITAHDYRRL